One genomic window of Anaeromyxobacter diazotrophicus includes the following:
- a CDS encoding O-acetylhomoserine aminocarboxypropyltransferase/cysteine synthase family protein, whose protein sequence is MALPPHRKPRFETLQVHAGQEPAPGTHARAVPIYQTTSYSFESADHGARLFALQEFGNIYTRIMNPTTDVFEKRVAALEGGVAGLATSSGMAAQFLAITNIAQAGDQIVSAAQLYGGTYNQFKVTLPRLGIGVKFVEGDDPKAFRAAIDGRTKAIYAESIANPSGNLPDFAGLAELAHEHRIPFIVDNTFGMGGFLVRPIEHGADIVVESATKWLGGHGTSIGGVIVDSGKFDWAASGKFPVFTEPSPGYHGLVFNDVFGPKGPFGNIQFIIRARVEGLRDLGPALSPFNAFQLLQGLETLSLRGQRHVDNALALAKWLKAHRQVAWVNYTGLEDHPHHARARKYLRNGFGAVLTFGIQGGLAAGKKFIDAVKLASNLANVGDAKTLVIHPSSTTHQQLSEAEQKASGVTPDQIRVSVGIEHLDDIQEDFEEAFAAAR, encoded by the coding sequence ATGGCCCTGCCCCCCCACCGGAAGCCCCGTTTCGAGACGCTGCAGGTCCACGCCGGCCAGGAGCCCGCTCCGGGGACCCACGCTCGGGCGGTGCCCATCTACCAGACCACCTCGTACAGCTTCGAGTCCGCCGACCACGGGGCACGGCTCTTCGCCCTGCAGGAGTTCGGCAACATCTACACCCGCATCATGAACCCGACCACCGACGTGTTCGAGAAGCGGGTGGCCGCGCTCGAGGGCGGGGTGGCGGGGCTGGCGACGTCGTCGGGGATGGCGGCGCAGTTCCTCGCCATCACCAACATCGCCCAGGCCGGCGACCAGATCGTCTCGGCGGCCCAGCTCTACGGCGGCACGTACAACCAGTTCAAGGTCACCCTGCCCCGCCTCGGCATCGGGGTGAAGTTCGTCGAGGGCGACGACCCGAAGGCGTTCCGCGCCGCCATCGACGGACGCACCAAGGCCATCTACGCGGAGTCGATCGCGAACCCCTCCGGCAACCTGCCCGACTTCGCCGGCCTGGCCGAGCTGGCGCACGAGCACCGGATCCCGTTCATCGTCGACAACACCTTCGGCATGGGCGGCTTCCTGGTCCGACCCATCGAGCACGGCGCGGACATCGTGGTCGAGTCGGCCACCAAGTGGCTCGGCGGCCACGGCACCTCGATCGGCGGCGTCATCGTGGACTCGGGCAAGTTCGACTGGGCCGCCTCCGGCAAGTTCCCGGTCTTCACCGAGCCCTCGCCGGGCTACCACGGCCTGGTGTTCAACGACGTCTTCGGTCCGAAGGGCCCCTTCGGCAACATCCAGTTCATCATCCGCGCCCGCGTCGAGGGGCTGCGCGACCTCGGCCCCGCGCTCTCGCCGTTCAACGCGTTCCAGCTGCTGCAGGGGCTCGAGACGCTCTCCCTGCGCGGGCAGCGCCACGTCGACAACGCGCTCGCGCTCGCCAAGTGGCTCAAGGCGCATCGGCAGGTGGCGTGGGTCAACTACACCGGCCTCGAGGACCACCCGCACCACGCGCGCGCCCGGAAGTACCTCCGGAACGGCTTCGGCGCGGTGCTGACCTTCGGCATCCAGGGCGGGCTCGCGGCCGGCAAGAAGTTCATCGACGCCGTGAAGCTCGCCTCGAACCTGGCCAACGTGGGCGACGCGAAGACGCTCGTCATCCACCCCTCCTCCACCACCCACCAGCAGCTCTCCGAGGCGGAGCAGAAGGCCTCGGGCGTCACGCCGGACCAGATCCGCGTCTCGGTGGGCATCGAGCACCTCGACGACATCCAGGAGGACTTCGAGGAGGCGTTCGCCGCGGCCCGGTAG
- a CDS encoding two-component system sensor histidine kinase NtrB, whose product MPARIPPARSAALVLGGAALAACAAAFAEGTVAGVAVLAAAASGLFLVRARAQAAAARRETAAALTRLQAIVDSMVEGVIFVDADDRVALVNEAGKALKNLAGPPGRALQDCHPQATREMLGRVMGWLREGQNPGPSHSIIKEKEGRYETTYAPVRARDGSHLGVVMVIRDIADRRRLERRLLDAERLAAVGQMSAQVAHELRNPLNAIAGAAQYLRRILPAHGEVKEYAELIDDEVRRVNHFVDELLKVARPADPVFTPSSVNKVLAEAARRATLARGLSGDALRLALAPHLPPLDLDRAMFMEAVVNLLDNAFDAGGVEPPELASRFEGEGGEGAVVVEVRDRGCGIPAEDLEEVTRPFVTTKARGTGLGLVIVGRAVDQHRASFSLARREGGGTIATVRLPVRTVRAPPAPEAEAAAR is encoded by the coding sequence ATGCCCGCCCGGATTCCCCCTGCCCGCTCGGCCGCCCTCGTGCTGGGGGGCGCCGCCCTCGCCGCCTGCGCCGCGGCGTTCGCGGAGGGCACGGTGGCGGGGGTGGCGGTGCTGGCCGCCGCCGCGAGCGGCCTCTTCCTCGTGCGCGCCCGCGCTCAGGCCGCGGCGGCGCGGCGCGAGACGGCCGCCGCGCTGACGCGCCTGCAGGCCATCGTGGACTCGATGGTGGAGGGCGTCATCTTCGTCGACGCCGACGACCGGGTGGCGCTCGTGAACGAGGCGGGCAAGGCGTTGAAGAACCTGGCCGGGCCGCCCGGCCGCGCCCTCCAGGACTGCCACCCGCAGGCCACGCGCGAGATGCTGGGCCGGGTCATGGGGTGGCTCCGCGAGGGCCAGAACCCCGGCCCGAGCCACTCGATCATCAAGGAGAAGGAGGGGCGCTACGAGACGACCTACGCGCCGGTCCGGGCGCGCGACGGCAGCCACCTCGGCGTGGTCATGGTCATCCGCGACATCGCCGACCGCCGCCGGCTCGAGCGGCGGCTGCTGGACGCCGAGCGGCTGGCCGCGGTCGGCCAGATGTCGGCCCAGGTGGCCCACGAGCTGCGCAACCCGCTCAACGCCATCGCGGGCGCGGCGCAGTACCTCCGCCGCATCCTCCCCGCGCACGGCGAGGTGAAGGAGTACGCCGAGCTCATCGACGACGAGGTGCGGCGGGTGAACCACTTCGTGGACGAGCTGCTCAAGGTCGCGCGCCCGGCCGACCCGGTCTTCACGCCCTCCTCGGTGAACAAGGTGCTCGCCGAGGCGGCGCGGCGGGCGACGCTGGCGCGCGGGCTCTCCGGCGACGCGCTGCGGCTCGCGCTGGCGCCGCACCTGCCGCCGCTCGACCTCGACCGCGCCATGTTCATGGAGGCGGTGGTCAACCTGCTCGACAACGCCTTCGACGCCGGCGGGGTCGAGCCCCCCGAGCTCGCGAGCCGCTTCGAGGGCGAGGGCGGCGAGGGCGCGGTGGTGGTCGAGGTGAGGGACCGCGGCTGCGGCATCCCGGCGGAGGACCTGGAGGAGGTGACGCGCCCCTTCGTCACCACCAAGGCGCGCGGGACCGGGCTCGGGCTCGTCATCGTGGGCCGCGCCGTCGACCAGCACCGCGCCTCGTTCAGCCTCGCCCGGCGCGAGGGGGGCGGGACCATCGCCACCGTGCGCCTCCCGGTCCGGACCGTGCGCGCGCCCCCCGCGCCCGAGGCGGAGGCGGCGGCCCGATGA
- a CDS encoding molybdopterin oxidoreductase family protein: MALSRRDFLKTTAAASALSALPAPALAAEDGDTRWTKSVCRYCGTGCGLYVGARGDQVVAVRGDPEDHNAGFLCVKGALLPQILSAPDRLLHPLIRKGNGFQRASWDEAMGLVAAKFQEAIQKFGPDAVGFYGSGQGLTEETYAANKLFKAGLRTNNVDGNPRLCMASATAGYVGTYGKDEPMGCYEDLDHADVFLIIGSNTAEAHPVLFRRIVRRKEAGRNVKVIVLDPRRTATSRIADLHLSFKPGADLAILNAMAHVLFAEGLVDDAFMKDQVAFGEGAEANKTRADYEKSLAACTPQAAAALAGCNAEDIVRAARWFGEKGRTATSLWCMGLNQRTQGVWVNQLVHNLHLVTGKIGVPGSTPLSLTGQPNACGGVRDGGALSHLLPYGRVVANEKHRAEMEKLWGVAPGTISPKPGLPTVDLFRALEDGKLKCLYVMCTNPGQSLPNVDRYRKAMRREGAFLVVTEAFHPTRTSELADVVLPAALWAEKEGVYGCTERRYHLLERAVAPRGEARPDLDILCDLAARLGHGKLLPFKAPAEAWTEILETARGTAYDFSGMTRARLQQSHGLLWPLPSAGHPGTKRRYVRGEDPFVPADHPLRMKFYGRPDGRAVVWFRPQRDPGEVVDAAYPLWFTTGRVLEHWHTGTMTRNCRELRHANAEALAELHPQDAARLGVKDGDRVRVSSRRGAETFRAKVAEGARLGVVFVQMHDPDHLCNRVTHDAVDPVSRQPEFKICAVKLEKA; this comes from the coding sequence ATGGCGCTCTCCCGCCGAGACTTCCTCAAGACCACCGCCGCCGCCTCCGCGCTCTCCGCGCTGCCGGCGCCGGCCCTCGCCGCCGAGGACGGCGACACCCGCTGGACGAAGAGCGTCTGCCGGTACTGCGGCACCGGCTGCGGCCTGTACGTCGGCGCGCGCGGGGACCAGGTGGTGGCGGTGCGCGGCGACCCGGAGGACCACAACGCCGGGTTCCTGTGCGTGAAGGGCGCCCTGCTGCCGCAGATCCTTTCGGCGCCCGACCGCCTGCTCCACCCGCTCATCCGCAAGGGCAACGGGTTCCAGCGCGCCAGCTGGGACGAGGCGATGGGGCTCGTGGCGGCAAAGTTCCAGGAGGCGATCCAGAAGTTCGGCCCTGACGCGGTCGGCTTCTACGGCTCGGGGCAGGGCCTCACCGAGGAGACCTACGCCGCGAACAAGCTCTTCAAGGCCGGCCTCCGCACCAACAACGTCGACGGCAACCCGCGCCTCTGCATGGCGAGCGCGACCGCCGGCTACGTCGGCACCTACGGCAAGGACGAGCCGATGGGGTGCTACGAGGACCTGGACCACGCCGACGTCTTCCTCATCATCGGGTCGAACACCGCCGAGGCGCATCCGGTCCTCTTCCGCCGCATCGTGCGGCGCAAGGAGGCGGGCCGGAACGTGAAGGTGATCGTGCTCGATCCCCGGCGCACGGCCACCTCGCGCATCGCCGACCTCCACCTCTCCTTCAAGCCCGGCGCCGACCTCGCCATCCTGAACGCGATGGCCCACGTCCTCTTCGCCGAGGGGCTCGTGGACGACGCGTTCATGAAGGACCAGGTCGCGTTCGGCGAGGGCGCCGAGGCGAACAAGACGCGCGCCGACTACGAGAAGTCCCTGGCCGCGTGCACGCCCCAGGCGGCGGCCGCGCTCGCCGGCTGCAACGCCGAGGACATCGTCCGGGCCGCGCGCTGGTTCGGCGAGAAGGGCCGCACCGCCACCTCGCTCTGGTGCATGGGGCTGAACCAGCGCACCCAGGGCGTCTGGGTGAACCAGCTCGTCCACAACCTCCACCTCGTCACCGGGAAGATCGGCGTGCCCGGATCGACGCCGCTCTCGCTCACCGGGCAGCCCAACGCCTGCGGCGGAGTCCGCGACGGCGGCGCGCTCTCGCACCTCCTGCCTTACGGGCGGGTCGTCGCGAACGAGAAGCACCGGGCGGAGATGGAGAAGCTGTGGGGCGTGGCGCCGGGCACCATCAGCCCGAAGCCCGGCCTCCCGACCGTCGACCTCTTCCGGGCGCTCGAGGACGGGAAGCTGAAGTGCCTCTACGTGATGTGCACGAACCCGGGCCAGTCGCTGCCCAACGTCGACCGCTACCGGAAGGCGATGCGGCGCGAGGGCGCCTTCCTGGTGGTCACCGAGGCGTTCCACCCCACCCGCACCAGCGAGCTCGCCGACGTGGTGCTGCCGGCGGCTCTGTGGGCGGAGAAGGAGGGCGTCTACGGCTGCACCGAGCGCCGCTACCACCTGCTCGAGCGCGCGGTCGCTCCGCGGGGCGAGGCGCGGCCCGACCTCGACATCCTGTGCGACCTGGCGGCCCGGCTCGGCCACGGGAAGCTCCTGCCGTTCAAGGCGCCGGCCGAGGCCTGGACCGAGATCCTGGAGACGGCCCGGGGCACCGCCTACGACTTCAGCGGCATGACGCGGGCGCGGCTGCAGCAGTCGCACGGCCTGCTCTGGCCGCTGCCCAGCGCCGGCCACCCCGGCACGAAGCGCCGCTACGTGCGCGGCGAGGACCCGTTCGTCCCGGCCGACCACCCGCTGCGGATGAAGTTCTACGGCCGCCCGGACGGCCGGGCGGTGGTGTGGTTCCGGCCGCAGCGGGATCCCGGCGAGGTGGTGGACGCCGCCTACCCGCTGTGGTTCACGACCGGCCGCGTCCTCGAGCACTGGCACACCGGCACCATGACCCGGAACTGCCGCGAGCTGCGGCACGCCAACGCGGAGGCGCTGGCGGAGCTCCACCCGCAGGACGCCGCCCGGCTGGGCGTGAAGGACGGGGATCGCGTGCGGGTGAGCTCGCGGCGCGGCGCCGAGACCTTCCGCGCCAAGGTGGCGGAGGGCGCGCGGCTCGGGGTCGTGTTCGTGCAGATGCACGACCCCGACCACCTGTGCAACCGGGTCACCCACGACGCGGTGGACCCGGTCTCCCGCCAGCCCGAGTTCAAGATCTGCGCGGTGAAGCTCGAGAAGGCGTGA
- a CDS encoding sigma-54-dependent transcriptional regulator, with protein MSADLVLVVDDDPSTRKVARANLSLEGFEVLTAGSAAEALQRLGDSDPLALVTDLKMPDRDGIALMDEVHALRPSLPVVLVTGHATVETAVAAMKRGAIHYLTKPVRYEELALVLRHAVTGERSRRELTRLRGELEREAGFDELVGTSPEMRDVLALVEQVAGADATVLLRGETGTGKELLARALHRRSPRRERPFVAVNCSAVPAGLVESELFGHEKGAFTGAVARRVGRFEQADGSTLFLDEIGELDPAVQAKLLRVLQEREFTRVGGTAALQVDVRIVAATHQPLEARVREGLFREDLYYRLNVIPIRLPALRERPGDVPLLMEHFLGEFARRYGRVVGPPPPEVLAAAREHLWPGNVRELRNLCERAAVLGWPAVAPLLTGDARAPASLAAFADLDAPLLEARAALVERFEREYLVRLLTQHRGKVGEVARAAGIAERNLYEKMKALGLNREDYR; from the coding sequence ATGAGCGCCGACCTCGTGCTCGTCGTCGACGACGACCCCTCCACCCGCAAGGTGGCGCGGGCGAACCTCTCGCTGGAGGGGTTCGAGGTGCTCACCGCCGGCTCCGCGGCGGAGGCGCTGCAGCGGCTCGGCGACTCCGACCCGCTCGCGCTCGTCACCGACCTCAAGATGCCGGACCGCGACGGCATCGCGCTCATGGACGAGGTGCACGCGCTCCGCCCCTCCTTGCCGGTCGTGCTCGTGACCGGCCACGCCACGGTCGAGACGGCGGTGGCCGCCATGAAGCGCGGCGCGATCCACTACCTCACGAAGCCGGTCCGGTACGAGGAGCTGGCGCTCGTGCTCCGCCACGCGGTGACGGGCGAGCGCTCCCGGCGCGAGCTGACGCGCCTGCGCGGCGAGCTGGAGCGCGAGGCGGGCTTCGACGAGCTGGTGGGGACCTCGCCCGAGATGCGCGACGTGCTCGCGCTCGTGGAGCAGGTCGCCGGCGCCGACGCGACCGTGCTGCTCCGCGGCGAGACCGGCACCGGCAAGGAGCTCCTCGCCCGCGCACTGCACCGCCGCTCGCCGCGGCGCGAGCGCCCGTTCGTGGCGGTGAACTGCTCGGCGGTGCCCGCCGGGCTGGTGGAGAGCGAGCTGTTCGGGCACGAGAAGGGCGCCTTCACCGGCGCGGTGGCGCGGCGGGTGGGCCGCTTCGAGCAGGCCGACGGCTCGACGCTCTTCCTCGACGAGATCGGGGAGCTCGACCCCGCCGTGCAGGCCAAGCTCCTGCGCGTGCTGCAGGAGCGCGAGTTCACGCGGGTGGGCGGCACCGCCGCGCTCCAGGTGGACGTCCGCATCGTGGCCGCCACCCACCAGCCCCTCGAGGCGCGCGTGCGGGAGGGGCTGTTCCGGGAGGACCTCTACTACCGGCTCAACGTCATCCCCATCCGGCTCCCCGCGCTGCGGGAGCGCCCGGGCGACGTGCCGCTGCTCATGGAGCACTTCCTGGGCGAGTTCGCCAGGCGGTACGGGCGCGTGGTCGGCCCCCCGCCGCCGGAGGTGCTGGCGGCGGCGCGCGAGCACCTGTGGCCCGGCAACGTGCGCGAGCTCCGGAACCTCTGCGAGCGGGCGGCGGTGCTCGGCTGGCCGGCGGTGGCGCCGCTCCTCACCGGCGATGCCCGCGCGCCCGCCTCCCTGGCCGCCTTCGCCGACCTCGACGCCCCGCTGCTCGAGGCGCGGGCGGCGCTCGTCGAGCGCTTCGAGCGCGAGTACCTGGTCCGCCTGCTCACGCAGCACCGCGGCAAGGTGGGCGAGGTGGCGCGCGCGGCGGGCATCGCCGAGCGGAACCTCTACGAGAAGATGAAGGCGCTCGGGCTCAACCGCGAAGACTACCGGTAG
- the nrfH gene encoding cytochrome c nitrite reductase small subunit — MRQPRGVAAMPILAVAALAGVAVGVAGYAFEYASGSSYLGNDPATCANCHVMASHYAGWQAAPHHLVATCNDCHTPAGFPAKYIVKATNGYHHSMAFTLGGYPDVIQARPESKRVVEDNCRRCHAALVEDIAHGRDVSCVRCHASVGHLR, encoded by the coding sequence ATGCGCCAACCGCGCGGTGTCGCCGCCATGCCCATCCTCGCCGTCGCCGCGCTCGCCGGCGTGGCGGTGGGTGTCGCCGGCTATGCGTTCGAGTACGCGAGCGGCTCGTCTTACCTCGGGAACGACCCGGCGACCTGCGCCAACTGCCACGTGATGGCGAGCCACTACGCGGGCTGGCAGGCGGCGCCGCACCACCTCGTCGCGACCTGCAACGACTGCCACACGCCCGCGGGCTTCCCGGCGAAGTACATCGTGAAGGCCACCAACGGCTATCACCACTCGATGGCCTTCACGCTCGGCGGTTACCCCGACGTCATCCAGGCGCGCCCGGAGAGCAAGCGGGTCGTCGAGGACAACTGCCGCCGCTGCCACGCCGCCCTGGTCGAGGACATCGCGCACGGGCGCGACGTCTCCTGCGTCCGCTGCCACGCCTCCGTCGGCCACCTCCGCTGA
- a CDS encoding Tll0287-like domain-containing protein — MASGKSRFQLYVIGIGVVLTVAMAVSCVYRSRQLDSAFRRLALVTARATVEQVIATRRWNAGMGGVYVPVEKGAVPNPFLEDPVRDLTSMEGIALTKVNPAYMTRLVAETLQKGHGVQLHLTSLRPLNPGNSPDGWETGALTSFENGAIEASTVETRAGQQGSEEIFRYMSPLKTDQPCLGCHAKQGYTLGSNRGGVGVTFSFQPYAEARREFQMQILLTHFLAFLIAASALVLLAFLVDSER, encoded by the coding sequence ATGGCTTCCGGCAAGTCGCGGTTCCAGCTCTACGTCATCGGCATCGGCGTCGTCCTCACGGTCGCCATGGCGGTGTCGTGCGTCTATCGCAGCCGCCAGCTCGACAGCGCGTTCCGCAGGCTCGCGCTCGTCACGGCGCGGGCCACCGTCGAGCAGGTCATCGCCACCCGCCGCTGGAACGCGGGCATGGGCGGCGTCTACGTCCCGGTGGAGAAGGGTGCGGTCCCGAACCCGTTCCTCGAGGACCCGGTCCGCGACCTCACCTCGATGGAGGGCATCGCCCTCACCAAGGTGAACCCGGCGTACATGACCCGGCTCGTGGCCGAGACGCTGCAGAAGGGCCACGGCGTCCAGCTCCACCTCACCAGCCTGCGCCCGCTCAACCCGGGCAACTCGCCGGACGGGTGGGAGACGGGGGCGCTCACCTCGTTCGAGAACGGCGCGATCGAGGCGTCGACGGTGGAGACGCGCGCCGGGCAGCAGGGCAGCGAGGAGATCTTCCGCTACATGTCCCCCCTCAAGACCGATCAGCCCTGCCTCGGCTGCCACGCCAAGCAGGGGTACACGCTCGGCAGCAACCGGGGCGGCGTGGGCGTGACCTTCAGCTTCCAGCCCTATGCCGAGGCGCGCCGCGAGTTCCAGATGCAGATCCTGCTGACGCACTTCCTGGCGTTCCTCATCGCCGCCTCGGCGCTGGTGCTGCTCGCCTTCCTGGTGGACTCCGAGCGGTAG
- a CDS encoding ammonia-forming cytochrome c nitrite reductase subunit c552 translates to MTAEATPRRNRGLLIALVAGVFALVAIAAAALLVNISERKSEARHAFVKVVDVGENDTDPAKWGKNWPREFDDYKRTAERTATKYGGGAGTAEGEMPPEKADRDPWLKRVFAGYLFAVDYRDRRGHAYMLNDQEVTKRNVPAEGKQSGNCLHCHASITPLYKKLGKEAAPQASEADQLQAGLVKVGEMGYWDAYKQLGELAGQGGKPHPVSCVDCHDPQSMELRVTRPGFIAGIQKLAASKADVPHLPSIERWRKTDRKKAYDPNLDATRQEKRAYVCGQCHVEYFCGKGQTIFFPWAEGLKVEQMEHLYDNTMVKGQRFKDWTHAETGFEVLKAQHPEFEVWSQGIHARSGVTCADCHMPYKREGAQKFSDHWVRSPLLQPNRACASCHPYNDDELKARVIAIQDRHFALLTRAGEANVAMIDAIVAVRKPYDDRAREAAAAKAKETLAKQEAFQKAPKEEQDKKLAAEVKANLLTAWRATVEKTPALKELEELQRAAQWRLDYVAAENSMGFHAPQELGRVLGESIDLARQAQVKATLLGATTSATASAAPAAATPTAKR, encoded by the coding sequence ATGACCGCCGAAGCAACGCCCCGCCGGAACCGCGGGCTCCTCATCGCCCTGGTGGCCGGCGTCTTCGCGCTGGTGGCCATCGCCGCCGCCGCGCTGCTCGTCAACATCAGCGAGCGCAAGTCCGAGGCGCGCCACGCCTTCGTGAAGGTCGTCGACGTGGGCGAGAACGACACCGACCCGGCCAAGTGGGGCAAGAACTGGCCGCGTGAGTTCGACGACTACAAGCGCACGGCCGAGCGCACCGCCACCAAGTACGGCGGCGGCGCGGGCACGGCCGAGGGCGAGATGCCGCCGGAGAAGGCCGACCGCGACCCGTGGCTGAAGCGCGTGTTCGCCGGCTACCTGTTCGCGGTCGACTACCGCGACCGCCGCGGCCACGCCTACATGCTGAACGACCAGGAGGTCACGAAGCGCAACGTGCCCGCCGAGGGGAAGCAGTCCGGCAACTGCCTGCACTGCCACGCCTCGATCACGCCGCTCTACAAGAAGCTCGGCAAGGAGGCGGCGCCGCAGGCGAGCGAGGCCGATCAGCTCCAGGCCGGGCTCGTGAAGGTGGGCGAGATGGGCTACTGGGACGCCTACAAGCAGCTCGGCGAGCTGGCCGGCCAGGGCGGCAAGCCGCACCCGGTCTCCTGCGTCGACTGCCACGACCCGCAGTCGATGGAGCTGCGCGTGACGCGCCCCGGCTTCATCGCCGGCATCCAGAAGCTCGCCGCCTCGAAGGCCGACGTCCCGCACCTCCCGTCCATCGAGCGCTGGCGCAAGACCGACCGCAAGAAGGCGTACGACCCGAACCTCGACGCGACCCGCCAGGAGAAGCGCGCCTACGTCTGCGGCCAGTGCCACGTCGAGTACTTCTGCGGCAAGGGGCAGACCATCTTCTTCCCGTGGGCCGAGGGGCTCAAGGTGGAGCAGATGGAGCACCTGTACGACAACACGATGGTGAAGGGGCAGCGCTTCAAGGACTGGACGCACGCCGAGACCGGGTTCGAGGTCCTCAAGGCCCAGCACCCCGAGTTCGAGGTCTGGAGCCAGGGCATCCACGCGCGGAGCGGCGTCACCTGCGCCGACTGCCACATGCCCTACAAGCGCGAGGGCGCGCAGAAGTTCTCGGATCACTGGGTGCGCAGCCCGCTGCTCCAGCCGAACCGCGCCTGCGCCAGCTGCCATCCGTACAACGACGACGAGCTGAAGGCGCGCGTGATCGCCATCCAGGACCGCCACTTCGCGCTCCTCACCCGCGCCGGCGAGGCGAACGTCGCGATGATCGACGCCATCGTGGCGGTGCGGAAGCCCTACGACGACCGCGCCCGCGAGGCCGCGGCCGCCAAGGCCAAGGAGACGCTCGCGAAGCAGGAGGCGTTCCAGAAGGCGCCCAAGGAGGAGCAGGACAAGAAGCTCGCCGCCGAGGTGAAGGCGAACCTCCTCACCGCCTGGCGCGCCACGGTCGAGAAGACCCCGGCGCTGAAGGAGCTCGAGGAGCTGCAGCGCGCCGCGCAGTGGCGCCTCGACTACGTCGCGGCGGAGAACTCCATGGGCTTCCACGCGCCGCAGGAGCTCGGCCGGGTGCTCGGCGAGTCCATCGACCTCGCCCGGCAGGCGCAGGTGAAGGCCACGCTGCTCGGCGCCACCACGAGCGCCACGGCCTCGGCGGCCCCGGCCGCCGCCACGCCGACCGCCAAGCGGTAG
- the cysK gene encoding cysteine synthase A — protein sequence MRIYQDITKTIGNTPLVRLNRLTTGLQAQVVVKLESFNPCSSVKDRIGVAMIEAAERDGKIKPDTILLEPTSGNTGIGLAFAAAAKGYKLVLTMPETMSMERRKLLAALGAQIVLTPGAEGMKGAIGRAEAMAKEDPRYLVLQQFDNPANPEIHRRTTAEEIWRDTDGKIDVFVGGTGTGGTITGVGEVLKQRKPGVRIVAAEPKDSPAISQGRGGPHKIQGWGPGFVPKVLNTKILDEVITVSNEDSGDIARRLNKEEGILCGISSGGAVWAALEVAKRPESKGKLIVVVLPDTGERYLSTWLFEEAAK from the coding sequence ATGCGGATTTACCAGGACATCACGAAGACCATCGGCAACACGCCGCTCGTGCGCCTCAACCGGCTCACGACCGGTCTCCAGGCGCAGGTCGTGGTCAAGCTGGAGAGCTTCAACCCGTGCTCCTCGGTGAAGGACCGCATCGGCGTGGCGATGATCGAGGCGGCCGAGCGCGACGGGAAGATCAAGCCCGACACCATCCTGCTCGAGCCCACCAGCGGCAACACCGGCATCGGCCTCGCGTTCGCGGCGGCCGCCAAGGGCTACAAGCTCGTCCTCACCATGCCCGAGACCATGAGCATGGAGCGCCGCAAGCTCCTCGCCGCGCTGGGCGCGCAGATCGTGCTCACGCCGGGCGCCGAGGGCATGAAGGGCGCCATCGGGCGCGCCGAGGCGATGGCCAAGGAGGACCCCCGCTACCTCGTCCTGCAGCAGTTCGACAACCCGGCCAACCCCGAGATCCACCGCCGCACCACCGCCGAGGAGATCTGGCGCGACACCGACGGCAAGATCGACGTCTTCGTCGGCGGGACCGGCACCGGCGGCACCATCACCGGCGTGGGCGAGGTGCTGAAGCAGCGCAAGCCGGGCGTCCGCATCGTCGCCGCCGAGCCGAAGGACTCGCCCGCCATCTCGCAGGGCCGCGGGGGGCCGCACAAGATCCAGGGGTGGGGGCCGGGGTTCGTGCCCAAGGTGCTCAACACCAAGATCCTCGACGAGGTGATCACCGTCTCGAACGAGGACTCGGGCGACATCGCGCGCCGCCTCAACAAGGAGGAGGGGATCCTGTGCGGGATCTCCTCCGGCGGCGCGGTGTGGGCGGCGCTCGAGGTCGCGAAGCGCCCGGAGAGCAAGGGCAAGCTCATCGTGGTGGTGCTGCCGGACACCGGCGAGCGCTACCTCTCGACCTGGCTGTTCGAGGAGGCCGCGAAGTAG